In a single window of the Oenanthe melanoleuca isolate GR-GAL-2019-014 chromosome 28, OMel1.0, whole genome shotgun sequence genome:
- the MRPL52 gene encoding 39S ribosomal protein L52, mitochondrial isoform X2, translated as MIRRVPLTSLPYLAKMAARRVLRLAERQTRCIRPLPRPPQRISQWREAQGLSPSPSGPGPLRDLPDWSFADGRPSPPWRGQLRRHRENQELVCRALALSRSLEAAKLRGNRERIPVQTSMES; from the exons ATGATCCGTCGCGTACCTTTGACGTCACTTCCTTATTTGGCCAAAATGGCAGCGCGCAGGGTTTTGCGGCTCG CGGAGCGCCAGACGCGCTGTATCCGGCCTTTGCCCCGCCCCCCGCAGAGGATCAGCCAATGGCGTGAGGC ccaggGTCTCTCCCCGAGCCCCTCTGGGCCCGGCCCCCTCAGGGACCTCCCAGATTGGAGTTTTGCAG ATGGGCGCCCCTCCCCCCCTTGGCGGGGGCAGCTGCGGAGACACCGTGAGAACCAAGAGCTGGTG tgCCGGGCCCTGGCGCTGAGCCGCTCGCTGGAGGCTGCGAAGCTTCGGGGGAACCGCGAGAGGatcccagtacaaaccagtatgGAGAG CTGA
- the MRPL52 gene encoding 39S ribosomal protein L52, mitochondrial isoform X1, which produces MIRRVPLTSLPYLAKMAARRVLRLAERQTRCIRPLPRPPQRISQWREAQGLSPSPSGPGPLRDLPDWSFADGRPSPPWRGQLRRHRENQELVSKPVTPSINQCRALALSRSLEAAKLRGNRERIPVQTSMES; this is translated from the exons ATGATCCGTCGCGTACCTTTGACGTCACTTCCTTATTTGGCCAAAATGGCAGCGCGCAGGGTTTTGCGGCTCG CGGAGCGCCAGACGCGCTGTATCCGGCCTTTGCCCCGCCCCCCGCAGAGGATCAGCCAATGGCGTGAGGC ccaggGTCTCTCCCCGAGCCCCTCTGGGCCCGGCCCCCTCAGGGACCTCCCAGATTGGAGTTTTGCAG ATGGGCGCCCCTCCCCCCCTTGGCGGGGGCAGCTGCGGAGACACCGTGAGAACCAAGAGCTGGTG TCCAAACCAGTAactcccagtataaaccagtgCCGGGCCCTGGCGCTGAGCCGCTCGCTGGAGGCTGCGAAGCTTCGGGGGAACCGCGAGAGGatcccagtacaaaccagtatgGAGAG CTGA